The following are encoded in a window of Microbacterium sp. LWO13-1.2 genomic DNA:
- a CDS encoding PHP domain-containing protein, whose amino-acid sequence MDPVAALLEIATLLERERASRYRAKAFRQAAATLQGLTEEVRNDPARLRASKGIGESTFAVIRQAQAGEVPDYLVELRGEVEPERISALRSSLRGDLHAHTDWSDGTTSIAVMAEAARALGHEYQAITDHSPRLRVARGLSAERLREQIPLVRAQSGEGFRVLAGIEVDILEDGMLDQEDTLLGELNIVVASVHSKLRMDAKAMTARMIAAVSHPRVNVLGHCTGRLVQGERGTRPQSQFDATAVFAACAENGVAVEINSRPERQDPPDDLIALAMNAGCLFSIDSDAHAPGQLSLLDHGAERAERAGIPAARIVTTWGLERLLAWAE is encoded by the coding sequence ATGGATCCCGTCGCCGCACTCCTGGAGATCGCCACTCTGCTGGAGCGCGAACGGGCGTCGCGCTATCGGGCCAAGGCGTTCCGCCAGGCTGCAGCCACGCTGCAGGGGCTGACCGAAGAGGTGCGCAACGATCCGGCTCGGCTACGGGCGAGCAAGGGGATCGGGGAGTCCACATTCGCGGTCATCCGGCAGGCGCAGGCCGGCGAAGTGCCTGACTATCTGGTCGAACTGCGCGGCGAGGTGGAACCGGAGCGCATCTCGGCACTGCGATCTTCGCTGCGCGGCGACCTGCACGCGCATACGGATTGGTCGGATGGAACGACCTCGATCGCCGTGATGGCCGAGGCGGCGCGCGCCCTCGGTCACGAGTACCAGGCGATCACCGACCACTCACCGCGGCTTCGTGTCGCGCGCGGGCTCTCCGCTGAGCGGCTCCGCGAGCAGATACCGCTCGTGCGGGCACAGTCCGGCGAGGGATTCCGGGTTCTCGCCGGCATCGAGGTCGACATCCTCGAGGACGGGATGCTGGATCAGGAGGACACGCTGCTCGGCGAGCTCAACATCGTCGTGGCATCCGTCCATTCCAAGTTGCGCATGGATGCGAAAGCGATGACGGCGCGAATGATCGCGGCGGTGTCGCATCCGAGGGTGAACGTCCTCGGCCATTGCACTGGCCGTCTCGTTCAGGGGGAGCGCGGCACGCGCCCGCAATCGCAGTTCGACGCGACGGCGGTCTTCGCGGCCTGCGCTGAGAACGGTGTGGCCGTGGAGATCAACTCACGCCCGGAGCGGCAGGACCCACCGGATGACCTGATCGCTCTGGCGATGAATGCCGGATGCCTGTTCTCGATCGATTCCGATGCGCACGCCCCTGGGCAGCTGTCGCTGCTCGATCATGGTGCCGAACGCGCGGAGCGCGCCGGGATCCCGGCTGCGCGCATCGTGACGACGTGGGGGCTGGAGAGACTGCTCGCCTGGGCGGAGTGA